In a single window of the Anaerocolumna cellulosilytica genome:
- a CDS encoding DeoR/GlpR family DNA-binding transcription regulator yields MSKKTDRINQLIDIIKLRNGASVKELASLLGVSEMTIRRDLIVLEQNNIVNNVYGAAIYNPAHKETADSCYELSNAKSSQDMEKNKIGAFAASLIQPGDIVVIDTGSTTEMLAENIDDTLNATVLCFNANILNSLRHKEHLSLIFSGGRYHPKTQMVESAEGIELIQSMRFNKAFISAAGIHHNLGVTCVYHYEIATKKAILQSSVEKILLLDSSKFNQVKPAYFANLEDFDVIITDNSLPADWRKQIENAEIKLYLVD; encoded by the coding sequence ATGAGCAAAAAGACAGACCGTATAAACCAACTAATCGATATAATCAAATTAAGAAATGGAGCCTCTGTAAAAGAACTAGCCTCCTTATTAGGTGTATCGGAAATGACCATCCGCCGGGATTTAATTGTCTTAGAACAGAATAATATCGTAAATAATGTCTATGGTGCCGCTATTTATAATCCAGCTCATAAGGAAACAGCAGACTCCTGCTATGAACTAAGCAATGCTAAATCTTCTCAGGATATGGAAAAAAATAAAATTGGTGCTTTTGCTGCTTCTTTGATTCAACCCGGTGATATCGTAGTAATCGATACCGGCTCCACAACAGAAATGCTGGCTGAGAATATTGATGATACGCTAAATGCCACCGTCTTGTGCTTTAATGCAAATATTCTTAATTCCTTAAGACATAAAGAACATCTCTCTCTTATCTTCTCCGGCGGCAGATACCATCCTAAAACCCAAATGGTTGAAAGTGCCGAAGGTATTGAATTAATTCAGAGCATGCGGTTTAACAAAGCTTTTATCTCCGCCGCAGGCATCCATCATAACCTGGGGGTAACTTGCGTATATCACTATGAAATTGCCACAAAAAAAGCCATCTTACAATCTTCTGTTGAAAAAATACTGCTTCTTGATTCTAGCAAATTCAATCAGGTAAAGCCTGCCTATTTTGCTAACTTGGAGGACTTTGATGTGATAATAACAGATAATTCCCTTCCTGCCGACTGGCGGAAACAAATTGAGAATGCCGAAATAAAATTATATCTGGTTGATTAA
- the deoC gene encoding deoxyribose-phosphate aldolase, with the protein MSELDLLQYVDHTLLKAVAAWDDIKILCDEAVEYKTASVCIPASYVKRIHEEYGDKLAICTVIGFPLGYSTKEVKVFECRQALEDGASEIDMVINITDVKNGDYKKVEEEIAALKKITGDKVLKVIIETCYLTEEEKVAMCKAVTNAGADFIKTSTGFGTAGATLEDVRLFKANIGPDVKIKAAGGVKSVEDLEAFIKEGCARIGTSSAVNLIKGKLAKEY; encoded by the coding sequence ATGAGCGAATTAGATTTGTTACAATATGTTGACCACACCTTATTAAAAGCCGTGGCAGCTTGGGATGATATTAAAATTCTTTGTGATGAAGCAGTTGAGTACAAGACAGCTTCTGTTTGTATACCTGCCTCCTATGTAAAGCGCATTCATGAGGAATATGGGGACAAGCTGGCAATTTGTACCGTTATTGGATTTCCTTTAGGGTATAGTACGAAAGAGGTAAAGGTCTTTGAATGCCGTCAGGCGTTAGAAGACGGTGCCTCTGAAATCGATATGGTAATTAATATAACCGATGTGAAAAACGGTGATTATAAAAAAGTAGAAGAAGAGATTGCTGCACTGAAAAAAATCACCGGAGATAAGGTTTTAAAGGTTATTATTGAAACCTGTTATCTTACAGAAGAAGAAAAAGTGGCAATGTGCAAGGCTGTAACAAATGCAGGCGCAGACTTTATAAAAACGTCTACCGGTTTTGGCACGGCAGGAGCAACCTTAGAGGACGTTCGTTTATTTAAAGCAAATATCGGACCGGACGTTAAAATTAAGGCAGCCGGCGGAGTTAAGAGTGTAGAAGATTTAGAGGCTTTTATTAAGGAGGGCTGTGCAAGAATCGGTACTAGCTCTGCTGTTAATTTAATAAAAGGCAAGTTGGCAAAAGAGTATTAA